Sequence from the Egibacter rhizosphaerae genome:
TTCGGCGCCGTCTTCGGCAACGTGGTGATGTTGCCGGTACCGCTGGCGATGCTGGTCGGTGCCTGGGCCGGACGGCAGCGCCTGCTCGAGGAGCCCGGGCGGCACCGTGGCCTCCTCCTGCGGATGGCGGTCGTGGGGATCCCGGTGTCGGTCGTCGGTGGGTTCCCACTCGCGCTCGTCGGCGTCGTCGGGGTCGTCGACGGCGTGCCGCTCGCGCCGTTGATCAGCCTGCACACGCTCACCGGCCTCGCCGGCGGGCTCGGCTATGCCGCGTTGTTCGGGCTCGCCGGGGACCGCTGGCAGGGGCGACGGAGCGGGGCGCTCTGGCTGCTGACCGCGACCGGTCGACGGTCGCTGACCTGCTACCTGCTGCAGTCGGCGCTGCTCGTCGTGCTCCTGTCGCAGACGTTCCTCGGGGTGGGTGCCCACGTGCACAGCGCGGGGGCCGCCCTGGTGGCGGTGGCGGCGTGGTCGGGGGGTGTCGCCACCGCCGCCGTGCTGGAACGCGCCGGCCGTCCCGGACCGGCGGACGCGCTGCTGCGCCGCCTCGCCTACCGGTGACCTCGGGCGGCTCCGGACTCGGCGCGGCTCTGCTTCCGATGGGCGCGTTCGACGGGAGCGAGCCGGGTGCGGGAGTTCAGCCGTCCGGCAAGGCCGTGTCCGGGGCCCGGGCGCTCCACGAGCGGTGGGGCGCGGCCAGCTTCCGGTACTGTCCGCGGAAGTGGACCAGCGGCGCCTCCAGGTCGTCGAGCACGAGTTCCTCGATGGTCCCGTCCACCAGGAGTCCGTAGCCGCGCTCGCTGACGTCGACGAGGCGGCACGCCGCTCGGGTCCCGACGTCCGTTACGACCGGGCCGTGCTCGGAGTCGGCGGTGTCGAGGTCCTGGAACGGTCCACCGGGGACGGGCACCTGCCCGGCGAAGCGCTCGGCGAGGGAGCGGTGCTGCTCGCCCAGCACGTGGACGACGAAGCGCTCGGTCTCGCGGATCCGGTCCAGGAGGTCCGCCAAGTCACCGAGGAGCCCCAGCACGTGGGCGGGCTCGCCCTCCGCGATGATGACCGACCCGATGCTCAACCCCTCCGCGCTGCGGCCATGACCGGATGTCCAGACGGTCACGCCGCTCGTGAGCCGTCCGCGCAGGCGCCGAGCGGGGCTGTTGTGTGCTTCGGTGTCCATGCTCCGGTCCTCTTCCAGCCGCCCACGAGGGGGTGGGGCATGCCGTCGAGAGTGGGGTGAGGTTGGCACGTCGGCAGAGGTGTGGACGAGACGGGCATCGGTTCGCACCGATGGAGTCCACACCGCCGCGCCGTTGCATGCGGTGGCCGCACACGGCAGCCGAGGATGCCTCGGGGTGTGGACCGGAAGGGTGGCTGTGGGCAGCGGACCTGTCCACACCCGGGCTGCCCCGGGCTCCAGACGGGGTGACCGGGGCTCCAGGCGGGGATGCCTCGGGGTGTGGACCGGAAGGGTGGCTGTGGGCAGCGGACCTGTCCACACCCGGGCTGCCCCGGGGCTCCAGGCGAGGTGACCGGGGCCCTGCGTGGCTCAGACGGCAGCGACCACGACCGTTACGTTGTCCGGAGCCTCCCCTGCGAGCGCGGCGTCGATCAACGCCTCGGCGAGCCCGTCGGCCGGCTGATCGGCTTCGAGACACCGCGCGATCCCCGCTTCGTTGATCGCCTCGATGAGCCCGTCGGAGCACAGGAGCACCCGGTCGCCCGGGGAGAGGTCGGCCGGGTCCGGCTTGTCGACCTCGATCTCCGACTCGGTCCCCACGACGCGTGTGAGGATGCTGCGCTCGGGATGCGTGTCGGCCTCGTTCGCGGACATGTGGCCGGCGGCGACCGCCTCGCCGACCACCGTGTGGTCGGTTGTCAGTTGTCGCAGCCCGTCCGCGGCACGCCACCGGTAGGCCCGGCTGTCGCCGACGTGCGCGAGGTACAGCCTGCCGTCGGCGAGCAGCCCCGCGGTGAGCGTCGTCCCCATCCCGAGGTAGCTCGGGTTCCGGAGTGCTTCGTCCGAGACGCGGCGGTTCGCCTCCTCGGCGGCCTCGACGAGCGCTCGATGCGGATCCTCGGGCCAGTCGCCGCGGGCCAAGCGCTGCTCCAGCGCGGCGAGCGGTTGGAGCGCGAGGCCGGACGCCACGTCACCCGCCACGTGGCCCCCGACCCCGTCGGCGACGGCCACGACCGAGGAACCGCAGACGAACCCGTCCTCGTTGTTC
This genomic interval carries:
- a CDS encoding PP2C family protein-serine/threonine phosphatase, with the protein product MTNEAETQDTRPRGCGREPEAHERGDRIAGRTHIGHVRPNNEDGFVCGSSVVAVADGVGGHVAGDVASGLALQPLAALEQRLARGDWPEDPHRALVEAAEEANRRVSDEALRNPSYLGMGTTLTAGLLADGRLYLAHVGDSRAYRWRAADGLRQLTTDHTVVGEAVAAGHMSANEADTHPERSILTRVVGTESEIEVDKPDPADLSPGDRVLLCSDGLIEAINEAGIARCLEADQPADGLAEALIDAALAGEAPDNVTVVVAAV
- a CDS encoding flavin reductase family protein, encoding MDTEAHNSPARRLRGRLTSGVTVWTSGHGRSAEGLSIGSVIIAEGEPAHVLGLLGDLADLLDRIRETERFVVHVLGEQHRSLAERFAGQVPVPGGPFQDLDTADSEHGPVVTDVGTRAACRLVDVSERGYGLLVDGTIEELVLDDLEAPLVHFRGQYRKLAAPHRSWSARAPDTALPDG